A genome region from Variovorax paradoxus includes the following:
- a CDS encoding acyl-CoA thioesterase — protein sequence MSSITLRFLAEPSTVNFGGKVHGGTVMKWIDEAGYACATSWAKRYCVTAFIGSIRFHRPIMIGDLVEVEARLAYTGTTSMNISVEVRSGDMKGGAMEKTTECLIVFVSVDSHGRPLPVEAFVPGTPGEMALAERAKAHLDASRAAGNTP from the coding sequence ATGTCCTCGATCACCCTGCGATTCCTCGCAGAACCCAGCACCGTCAACTTCGGCGGCAAGGTCCACGGCGGCACGGTCATGAAGTGGATCGACGAGGCCGGCTACGCCTGCGCGACCAGCTGGGCCAAGCGCTACTGCGTCACCGCTTTCATCGGCAGCATCCGCTTCCACCGCCCGATCATGATCGGCGACCTCGTCGAGGTCGAAGCCCGCCTGGCCTACACCGGCACCACCAGCATGAACATCTCCGTCGAGGTGCGCAGCGGCGACATGAAGGGCGGCGCGATGGAAAAGACCACCGAATGCCTGATCGTGTTCGTCTCGGTCGACTCGCACGGCCGGCCGCTGCCGGTCGAGGCCTTCGTGCCCGGCACGCCCGGCGAAATGGCGCTGGCCGAGCGCGCCAAGGCGCACCTGGACGCCAGCCGCGCGGCCGGCAACACCCCCTGA
- a CDS encoding FAD-dependent oxidoreductase: MTSTLHEPARELPVFGEYDVVVVGGGPAGIAAAVSAARHGANTLLVERYGFLGGMGTAGGVTNFAGLYGKRRGEMTQLVHGVVDELIERIAALSGMNEPQNGMGGRICVRSYDTSAYKLAADQLLESVGVKLLFHALAASVVRDGSRIAALVVETKSGRQAIRANAFIDASGDADVAAFAGVPFEVGDGHGSGLFPTTMFRIGQVDAPAALEAVGEFKAINDYMARTEAQKPGKYKFPREGAILRPNRDPREWRANVTQIRNAQGHAMNGVDARELTEGELEGRRQIAAYFQFLKAEVPGFAQSAIVEIAPQVGIRETRRIQGLYALGREDILGSAKFDDNIGLNAWPMEMHADGRIEWAFPRDEANAYNHLPWRMLVPRTVDNLLVAGRCASMTHEGQSAARASGGCFVMGQAAGTAAASLGGTAFAGVDVAALQAKLAADGADLDR, from the coding sequence ATGACTTCCACATTGCATGAACCGGCACGCGAACTGCCGGTGTTCGGCGAGTACGACGTGGTGGTGGTCGGCGGCGGCCCCGCCGGCATCGCCGCCGCCGTGAGCGCCGCACGCCACGGCGCGAACACACTGCTGGTGGAACGCTACGGCTTCCTCGGCGGCATGGGCACCGCGGGCGGCGTCACCAACTTCGCTGGCCTGTACGGCAAGCGCAGGGGCGAGATGACGCAACTGGTGCACGGCGTGGTCGACGAACTGATCGAGCGCATCGCCGCGCTCAGCGGCATGAACGAGCCGCAGAACGGCATGGGCGGGCGCATCTGCGTGCGCTCGTACGACACGTCGGCCTACAAGCTCGCGGCCGACCAGCTGCTCGAGAGCGTCGGCGTGAAGCTGCTGTTCCACGCACTGGCCGCATCGGTGGTGCGCGACGGCAGCCGCATCGCGGCGCTGGTGGTCGAGACCAAGTCGGGGCGCCAGGCGATCCGTGCCAATGCCTTCATCGACGCCAGCGGCGACGCCGACGTGGCCGCTTTCGCGGGCGTGCCCTTCGAGGTGGGCGACGGACACGGCAGCGGGCTGTTCCCGACCACCATGTTCCGCATCGGCCAGGTCGACGCGCCGGCCGCGCTGGAAGCAGTGGGCGAGTTCAAGGCCATCAACGACTACATGGCGCGCACCGAGGCGCAGAAGCCGGGCAAGTACAAGTTTCCGCGCGAGGGCGCGATCCTGCGGCCCAACCGCGACCCGCGCGAATGGCGCGCCAACGTCACGCAGATCCGCAACGCCCAGGGCCATGCGATGAACGGCGTCGATGCGCGCGAGCTCACCGAAGGCGAGCTCGAGGGCCGCCGCCAGATCGCCGCGTACTTCCAGTTCCTGAAGGCCGAGGTGCCGGGCTTCGCGCAGTCGGCCATCGTGGAGATCGCGCCGCAGGTCGGCATCCGCGAAACGCGGCGCATCCAGGGCCTGTATGCGCTCGGGCGCGAGGACATCCTGGGCTCGGCGAAGTTCGACGACAACATCGGCCTGAACGCCTGGCCGATGGAGATGCACGCCGACGGCCGCATCGAATGGGCCTTCCCGCGCGACGAAGCCAATGCCTACAACCACCTGCCGTGGCGCATGCTGGTGCCGCGGACCGTCGACAACCTGCTGGTGGCCGGGCGCTGCGCATCGATGACGCACGAAGGCCAGTCGGCCGCGCGCGCCAGCGGCGGCTGCTTCGTGATGGGGCAGGCCGCGGGCACGGCCGCGGCATCGCTGGGCGGCACTGCGTTCGCCGGCGTGGATGTGGCGGCGCTGCAGGCGAAGCTGGCGGCCGACGGCGCCGACCTCGACCGCTGA
- a CDS encoding LysR family transcriptional regulator, with product MSKLDLEWLAVFDEVYKTGNVSKAAERLGMAQAAASTALNKLRAHFDDRLFTRTAQGMQPTPHAERIYPNLREALAQLAQAQGNRSSFEPSQAQRRFRICMTDISEVVLLPGLLDHLRRAAPGVHIETEIISTISGRRLQDGEVDLAVGFMPQLDAGFYQQTLFMQNFVCLAAQNHPRIGARLTRKRFEAEAHAVVSTSGTGHAIVDTTIARLGLKRDVVVRLSSFLSVARIVAHTELIVVVPRILGKVLATQEPVKLLEPPFALPAYAVKQHWHERFHADPGNAWLRRTLAQLFSGS from the coding sequence ATGTCCAAGCTCGATCTCGAATGGCTCGCCGTGTTCGACGAGGTCTACAAGACCGGCAACGTCTCCAAGGCCGCCGAGCGGCTGGGCATGGCGCAGGCCGCGGCCAGCACCGCGCTGAACAAGCTGCGCGCGCACTTCGACGACCGCCTGTTCACCCGCACCGCGCAGGGCATGCAGCCGACGCCGCATGCCGAGCGCATCTACCCGAACCTGCGCGAGGCGCTGGCCCAGCTGGCGCAGGCACAGGGCAACCGCAGCAGCTTCGAGCCCTCGCAGGCGCAGCGGCGCTTCCGCATCTGCATGACAGACATCAGCGAGGTGGTGCTGCTGCCCGGCCTGCTCGACCACCTGCGCCGCGCGGCGCCGGGGGTGCACATCGAGACCGAGATCATCTCCACCATCAGCGGGCGGCGCCTGCAGGACGGCGAGGTCGACCTGGCGGTGGGCTTCATGCCGCAGCTGGACGCGGGCTTCTACCAGCAGACGCTGTTCATGCAGAACTTCGTGTGCCTGGCGGCGCAGAACCATCCGCGAATCGGCGCGCGGCTCACGCGCAAGCGCTTCGAGGCGGAGGCGCACGCGGTGGTGTCCACGTCCGGCACGGGGCATGCCATCGTCGACACCACCATCGCGCGGCTGGGCCTGAAGCGCGACGTGGTGGTGCGGCTGTCGAGCTTCCTGAGCGTGGCGCGCATCGTGGCGCACACCGAGCTGATCGTGGTGGTGCCGCGCATCCTGGGCAAGGTGCTGGCCACGCAGGAGCCGGTGAAGCTGCTGGAGCCGCCCTTCGCCCTGCCCGCCTACGCCGTGAAGCAGCACTGGCACGAGCGCTTTCACGCCGACCCGGGCAACGCCTGGCTGCGGCGCACGCTGGCGCAGCTGTTCAGCGGCAGCTGA
- a CDS encoding TetR/AcrR family transcriptional regulator — MAKKAPRRTAQRILEAALDLFNRFGEPNVSTTLVAGELNISPGNLYYHYPAKEELINKLYEGYEAELNELLHASEGVHDVEDAWFFMHTLFELIWRYRFLYRDLNDLLSKNRHLETQFQLVLKNKARAIRQMIAGLSRAGHLDIDVHEVDTLAQSMVVVLTYWLSYEYVRNPREALEPAHAQGALMRGAHHTLHQLAPYLGREQRRHLLTLSHAYNGEDAAGSGSNATSPVDMAV, encoded by the coding sequence ATGGCAAAGAAGGCGCCACGCCGCACAGCGCAACGCATCCTCGAAGCCGCTTTGGACCTGTTCAACCGCTTCGGGGAACCGAACGTTTCCACCACGCTCGTGGCGGGCGAGCTCAACATCAGCCCGGGCAATCTTTATTACCACTACCCGGCCAAGGAAGAGCTGATCAACAAGCTCTACGAAGGCTACGAGGCCGAGCTCAACGAGCTGCTGCACGCCAGCGAAGGCGTGCACGACGTGGAGGACGCGTGGTTCTTCATGCACACGCTGTTCGAACTGATCTGGCGCTACCGCTTCCTGTACCGCGACCTCAACGACCTGCTCAGCAAGAACCGGCACCTGGAGACCCAGTTCCAGCTGGTGCTGAAGAACAAGGCGCGCGCCATCCGCCAGATGATCGCCGGACTCAGCCGCGCCGGGCATCTCGACATCGACGTGCACGAGGTCGACACGCTCGCGCAGAGCATGGTGGTGGTGCTGACCTACTGGCTGAGCTACGAATACGTGCGCAACCCGCGAGAGGCGCTGGAGCCCGCGCATGCGCAGGGCGCGCTGATGCGCGGCGCCCACCACACCCTGCACCAGCTCGCCCCCTACCTCGGAAGGGAACAGCGGCGGCATCTGCTGACACTCAGCCACGCCTACAACGGCGAAGATGCCGCCGGCAGCGGCAGCAACGCGACATCTCCTGTCGACATGGCGGTCTAG
- a CDS encoding 3-hydroxybenzoate 6-monooxygenase translates to MTPSKNPPTVLLVGGGIGGMAAALALARLGVSIDLLEQSAAIGEIGAGLQLGPNAFAALDALGVGEAVRRGSVFTDRLVMMDAVDCGEVASVPVGEAFRARFGNPYAVSHRADLHGAIHEAVKQHPLIRFHTSAQVESIDAGAQGVTAVTKDGRRFQADAIVGCDGVKSVVRAKLIGDAPRVSGHVVYRAVVPAADMPADLRWNAPVVWAGPNCHLVHYPLRHGEQYNLVVTFHSREQEEWGVTDGSKEEVLSYFEGVHARPRQLLDRPTSWRRWSTADRDPVERWSDGPATLLGDAAHPMMQYLAQGACMALEDAVTLGEAVKACGFDMPAAFKLYEAARVARTARVVLSVREMGRLYHARGVERLVRNSLWVGRSPERFYDAVEWLYAWRPEHCLDDAPEALRMTAAATAEAAAVLAPH, encoded by the coding sequence ATGACTCCATCGAAGAACCCTCCCACCGTGCTGCTGGTCGGCGGCGGCATCGGCGGCATGGCCGCCGCGCTGGCGCTCGCGCGCCTGGGTGTTTCCATCGACCTGCTCGAGCAGAGCGCCGCCATCGGCGAGATCGGTGCCGGCCTGCAGCTCGGCCCCAATGCCTTCGCGGCGCTCGACGCGCTGGGCGTGGGCGAGGCAGTGCGCCGCGGCTCGGTGTTCACCGACCGGCTCGTGATGATGGATGCCGTCGACTGCGGCGAAGTGGCCTCGGTGCCGGTGGGCGAGGCCTTCCGCGCGCGCTTCGGGAATCCTTATGCGGTGAGCCATCGCGCCGACCTGCACGGCGCGATCCACGAAGCGGTGAAGCAGCATCCGCTCATCCGCTTCCACACCTCGGCGCAGGTCGAGTCGATCGACGCCGGCGCGCAGGGCGTGACCGCGGTCACGAAGGACGGCCGCCGCTTCCAGGCCGACGCCATCGTCGGCTGCGACGGCGTGAAGTCGGTGGTGCGCGCCAAGCTGATCGGCGACGCGCCGCGCGTGTCGGGCCACGTGGTCTACCGCGCCGTGGTGCCCGCGGCCGACATGCCCGCCGACCTGCGCTGGAACGCGCCCGTGGTCTGGGCCGGCCCCAACTGCCATCTGGTGCACTACCCGCTGCGCCACGGCGAGCAATACAACCTGGTCGTCACCTTCCACAGCCGCGAACAGGAAGAGTGGGGCGTGACCGACGGCAGCAAGGAAGAAGTGCTGTCGTACTTCGAGGGCGTGCACGCGCGCCCGCGCCAGCTGCTCGACCGCCCGACCTCGTGGCGCCGCTGGAGCACCGCCGACCGCGACCCGGTCGAGCGCTGGAGCGACGGCCCCGCCACGCTGCTGGGCGACGCGGCGCATCCCATGATGCAGTACCTGGCGCAGGGCGCCTGCATGGCGCTCGAGGATGCGGTGACGCTCGGCGAAGCGGTGAAGGCCTGCGGCTTCGACATGCCCGCCGCGTTCAAGCTCTACGAGGCGGCGCGCGTCGCCCGCACCGCGCGCGTGGTGCTGTCCGTGCGCGAGATGGGCCGTCTCTACCATGCCAGGGGCGTGGAACGCCTGGTGCGCAACAGCCTGTGGGTCGGCCGTTCGCCCGAACGCTTCTACGATGCGGTCGAGTGGCTCTATGCGTGGCGTCCGGAGCATTGCCTGGACGATGCGCCGGAGGCGCTGCGCATGACGGCCGCGGCAACGGCCGAAGCCGCCGCGGTGCTTGCGCCGCACTGA
- a CDS encoding Bug family tripartite tricarboxylate transporter substrate binding protein: protein MKFSRALLSSVIPLMALAAATGASAQSDFPSKPVTLVTPFAAGSGPDAVLRLVSDKLSRLWNQRVVIDNKPGGGGFIAIDQARRAAPDGYTLLQLDSEHVAALPHLYKSKNFVTLQHFDPVASLFRTPFFVAVGADSKWKNMGDLIAAAKADPDAVVYGSWGVGSPGHLGAQQLEALTGIRMRHAPYREVSQLYSNVGTGEVPWAFASIPSSQGIYKAGKLRYIAVAAPRRIPQMPDVPTMAEAGGPASLEVNSFVSLLAPKGVPAAIKAKINADVAKVIADPEIRARFDTFAFEPLAWSPEEIERNAEAKSKVYGELVRRGNISLE from the coding sequence ATGAAGTTCTCGCGCGCACTGCTCAGCAGCGTCATCCCCCTCATGGCCCTGGCGGCGGCCACCGGGGCATCGGCCCAATCCGACTTTCCCAGCAAGCCGGTGACCCTGGTCACGCCGTTCGCGGCCGGCAGCGGCCCCGATGCGGTGCTGCGTCTCGTCTCCGACAAGCTCTCGCGCCTGTGGAACCAGCGCGTGGTCATCGACAACAAGCCCGGCGGCGGCGGCTTCATCGCCATCGACCAGGCGAGGCGCGCCGCGCCCGACGGCTACACGCTGCTGCAGCTCGACAGCGAGCACGTGGCCGCGCTGCCGCACCTGTACAAGTCGAAGAACTTCGTGACGCTGCAGCACTTCGACCCGGTGGCTTCGCTGTTCCGCACCCCCTTCTTCGTGGCCGTGGGCGCCGATTCGAAGTGGAAGAACATGGGCGACCTGATCGCCGCGGCCAAGGCCGACCCCGATGCCGTGGTCTACGGCTCGTGGGGCGTCGGCAGCCCCGGCCACCTCGGCGCGCAGCAGCTCGAGGCGCTCACCGGCATCCGCATGCGCCACGCGCCCTACCGCGAGGTGTCGCAGCTGTATTCCAACGTGGGCACCGGCGAGGTGCCGTGGGCGTTCGCGAGCATCCCGTCGAGCCAGGGCATCTACAAGGCCGGCAAGCTGCGCTACATCGCCGTCGCCGCGCCCAGGCGGATTCCGCAGATGCCCGACGTGCCCACCATGGCCGAGGCCGGCGGCCCGGCTTCGCTGGAAGTCAATTCGTTCGTGTCGCTGCTCGCGCCCAAGGGCGTGCCGGCGGCCATCAAGGCGAAGATCAATGCCGACGTGGCCAAGGTCATCGCCGATCCCGAGATTCGCGCCCGCTTCGACACCTTCGCCTTCGAGCCGCTGGCCTGGTCGCCCGAGGAAATCGAGCGCAATGCCGAGGCCAAGTCGAAGGTGTACGGCGAGCTGGTGCGCAGGGGCAACATCAGCCTCGAATAG
- the gtdA gene encoding gentisate 1,2-dioxygenase: MKPAPTNAAERRDYYARIAPLHLTPLWESLHALVPREPQTPCVPALWRYDEIRPLLMESADLITADEAVRRVLVLENPALPGNSSITQSIYAGLQLIMPGEVAPSHRHVQSALRFIVDGKGAYTTVGGERTTMYPGDFIITPSWAWHDHGNEGIGGTVEPVVWLDGLDIPMLRFFDAGFAENDDAKVQHVSRPEGHSLARFGHNMVPVRHDHVSATSPIFNYPYARSREALAQLQKQEAPDAWLGHKLRYINPLTGGSPMPTISTQLQLCPKGFAGKTHRATDGTVYSVVEGHGTAEIAGQRFDFGPRDTFVVPSWAPLRLSSPGEDTVLFSFSDRPVQQAMGILREAFLEEA, from the coding sequence ATGAAACCCGCGCCAACCAATGCGGCCGAGCGCCGCGACTACTACGCCCGCATCGCACCGCTGCACCTCACCCCGCTGTGGGAATCGCTGCACGCCCTGGTGCCGCGCGAACCGCAGACGCCCTGCGTGCCCGCACTGTGGCGCTACGACGAGATCCGCCCGCTGCTGATGGAGTCGGCCGATCTCATCACCGCAGACGAGGCCGTGCGCCGCGTGCTGGTGCTCGAGAACCCGGCGCTGCCGGGCAACTCGTCGATCACGCAGTCGATCTATGCCGGCCTGCAGCTCATCATGCCGGGCGAGGTCGCGCCCTCGCACCGCCACGTGCAATCGGCCCTGCGCTTCATCGTCGACGGCAAGGGCGCGTACACCACGGTCGGCGGCGAGCGCACCACCATGTACCCCGGCGACTTCATCATCACGCCCTCGTGGGCCTGGCACGACCATGGCAACGAAGGCATCGGCGGCACGGTCGAGCCGGTGGTCTGGCTCGACGGCCTCGACATCCCGATGCTGCGCTTCTTCGACGCCGGCTTCGCCGAGAACGACGACGCCAAGGTGCAGCATGTGTCGCGCCCCGAAGGCCACAGCCTCGCACGCTTCGGCCACAACATGGTGCCGGTGCGCCACGACCACGTGTCGGCCACCTCGCCGATCTTCAACTACCCCTATGCGCGCAGCCGCGAGGCACTGGCCCAGTTGCAGAAGCAGGAGGCGCCCGACGCCTGGCTCGGCCACAAGCTGCGCTACATCAATCCGCTGACGGGCGGCTCGCCGATGCCGACCATCTCGACCCAGCTGCAGCTTTGCCCCAAGGGCTTCGCCGGCAAGACGCACCGCGCCACCGACGGCACCGTGTACAGCGTGGTCGAGGGCCACGGCACGGCGGAGATCGCCGGCCAGCGCTTCGACTTCGGTCCGCGCGACACCTTCGTGGTGCCGTCGTGGGCGCCGCTGCGGCTGTCGTCGCCCGGCGAAGACACCGTGCTCTTCAGCTTCTCCGACCGCCCCGTGCAGCAGGCCATGGGCATCCTGCGCGAAGCCTTCCTGGAAGAAGCGTAG
- a CDS encoding Bug family tripartite tricarboxylate transporter substrate binding protein: MQATKRALLIACGLAAAAVLPTTASAQNAAWPTKPIRLLVGFPGGSTPDIAARTIAEPLSKALGQPIVVDNKAGASGNIAADQVAKATDDHTLGIVINGNLTSSKMLYAKLPYDPVKDFTYLSLIATAPLVLVAQNNLPSGTAFFDAGRKAGDKWNYGSVGIGSVGHLGMELLKTRVNGFKPEHVPYQGNPQVITAMLGDQVQMGLIPPGVAMPQIKAGKLKAIGLTGGRSALVPEIPPLSDAGVKDFNLEVWVALLGPANLSKAAQARISSTLEVVMKDPDVRRKLFEQGWQAVGTSPDGMRTRVTEEAAIMTKIISARGIKLQ; the protein is encoded by the coding sequence ATGCAAGCCACCAAGAGAGCCCTCCTGATTGCCTGCGGCCTGGCCGCCGCCGCCGTGTTGCCGACGACCGCGAGCGCACAGAACGCCGCCTGGCCGACCAAGCCGATCCGCCTGCTGGTGGGCTTTCCGGGCGGCTCCACGCCCGACATCGCGGCGCGCACCATCGCCGAGCCGCTGTCCAAGGCGCTGGGCCAGCCGATCGTGGTGGACAACAAGGCCGGCGCCTCGGGCAACATCGCCGCCGACCAGGTGGCCAAGGCCACCGACGACCACACGCTGGGTATCGTCATCAACGGCAACCTCACGTCGTCGAAGATGCTGTACGCCAAGCTGCCGTACGACCCGGTCAAGGACTTCACCTACCTGTCGCTGATCGCGACCGCGCCGCTGGTGCTGGTGGCGCAGAACAACCTGCCCTCGGGCACCGCCTTCTTCGATGCGGGCCGCAAGGCCGGCGACAAGTGGAACTACGGCTCGGTGGGCATCGGCTCGGTGGGCCACCTGGGCATGGAACTGCTCAAGACCCGCGTGAACGGCTTCAAGCCCGAGCACGTGCCCTACCAGGGCAACCCGCAGGTCATCACCGCCATGCTGGGCGACCAGGTGCAGATGGGCCTGATCCCGCCGGGCGTGGCCATGCCGCAGATCAAGGCCGGCAAGCTCAAGGCCATCGGCCTGACCGGCGGGCGCAGCGCGCTGGTGCCCGAGATCCCGCCGCTGTCGGACGCCGGCGTGAAGGACTTCAACCTCGAGGTGTGGGTGGCGCTGCTCGGCCCGGCCAACCTGTCGAAGGCCGCGCAGGCGCGCATCAGCAGCACGCTCGAAGTCGTCATGAAGGACCCGGACGTGCGCCGCAAGCTCTTCGAGCAGGGCTGGCAGGCCGTGGGCACCTCGCCGGACGGCATGCGCACGCGGGTGACCGAAGAGGCGGCGATCATGACGAAGATCATCTCGGCCCGCGGCATCAAGCTGCAGTGA
- a CDS encoding phasin family protein, which produces MATSSSDDDSNKASDRIKDSAQQIWLAGLGAFAKMQQEGSKAFEALVKDGAGMQKKTQQAAEETLAQAQQRMAGFASEFGTKAAGQWGKLENIFEDRVARALEKLGAPTAADMAALQARVEALEAQLKKQQQQHPSAAAPRKSSARPAGKAATPAAKKTLRRSKAG; this is translated from the coding sequence ATGGCCACCTCTTCTTCCGACGACGACAGCAACAAAGCCTCCGACCGCATCAAGGACTCCGCCCAGCAGATCTGGCTCGCCGGCCTCGGTGCCTTCGCCAAGATGCAGCAGGAAGGCAGCAAGGCCTTCGAGGCGCTGGTCAAGGACGGCGCCGGCATGCAGAAGAAGACCCAGCAGGCCGCCGAGGAAACCCTGGCCCAGGCCCAGCAGCGCATGGCGGGCTTCGCCAGCGAGTTCGGCACCAAGGCGGCCGGCCAGTGGGGCAAGCTGGAGAACATCTTCGAAGACCGCGTGGCGCGTGCGCTCGAGAAACTCGGCGCACCCACCGCTGCCGACATGGCCGCGCTGCAGGCGCGCGTCGAGGCGCTCGAGGCACAACTGAAGAAGCAGCAGCAACAGCACCCGTCGGCGGCCGCGCCGCGCAAGAGCTCGGCACGCCCGGCGGGCAAGGCGGCCACGCCCGCAGCGAAGAAGACCCTGCGCCGCAGCAAGGCCGGCTGA
- a CDS encoding glutathione S-transferase, whose amino-acid sequence MKIFFSPASPFVRKCMVVAHELGVAGRIEKLPSAAGPVKRDATIIPKNPLGQVPTFLTDDGQVLFDSRVICEYLDATHGGRLFPADGAARWSRLTELALADGMTGAALLARYENVLRPEELRWADWTDGQLAKVRTGLEWLETAAPSFGDRVDIGTIAFGCALGYMDFRFPDVDWRTGAPNSAKWFDVFNQRASMQATMPSV is encoded by the coding sequence ATGAAAATCTTCTTTTCCCCCGCATCGCCCTTCGTGCGCAAGTGCATGGTCGTGGCGCACGAGCTCGGCGTGGCCGGGCGCATCGAAAAGCTGCCCAGCGCGGCCGGTCCGGTGAAGCGCGACGCCACCATCATCCCGAAGAACCCGCTCGGCCAGGTGCCGACCTTCCTCACCGACGACGGTCAGGTGCTGTTCGACAGCCGCGTGATCTGCGAATACCTGGACGCCACGCACGGCGGCAGGCTGTTCCCGGCCGACGGTGCCGCGCGCTGGTCGCGCCTGACCGAGCTCGCGCTGGCCGACGGCATGACCGGTGCCGCGCTGCTCGCGCGCTACGAGAACGTGCTGCGCCCCGAGGAACTGCGCTGGGCCGACTGGACCGACGGCCAGCTGGCCAAGGTGCGCACCGGTCTCGAATGGCTGGAGACGGCGGCGCCTTCGTTCGGCGACCGCGTCGACATCGGCACCATCGCCTTCGGCTGCGCGCTCGGCTACATGGACTTCCGCTTCCCCGACGTCGACTGGCGTACCGGGGCGCCGAACAGCGCGAAGTGGTTCGACGTCTTCAACCAGCGCGCGTCGATGCAGGCGACCATGCCCTCCGTGTGA
- a CDS encoding acyl-CoA thioesterase, giving the protein MIIDSATASHLVNELVALMQLEPLGGDRFRAQSEDIGTPAVFGGQVLGQSLMAASLTVGAERPVHSMHAYFLLPGEHAPIEYSVDRVRDGRSFTTRHVVARQQERIIFEMSASFQTVDDGVEHQFDMPEVEGPDGLASELDQRIALGDRLPDPWRAKATQPHGIEYRRVDAEDLIAPAVRPTSAQSAIWMRAVAPLPDDPMVHRALLAYASDHGLLRAAMLPHGLSFMSGQVRPASLDHAMWFHRDFRMDDWLLYVLDSPSAGGARGLCRGSLYARDGRLVASAAQEGMLRIRRKPQP; this is encoded by the coding sequence ATGATCATCGACTCCGCCACCGCTTCCCACCTCGTCAACGAACTCGTCGCGCTCATGCAGCTTGAGCCACTGGGCGGCGATCGCTTCCGTGCCCAGAGCGAGGACATCGGCACGCCCGCCGTGTTCGGCGGCCAGGTGCTCGGCCAGTCGCTGATGGCCGCCAGCCTCACCGTGGGCGCGGAACGCCCGGTGCATTCGATGCACGCCTACTTCCTGCTGCCTGGCGAGCATGCGCCCATCGAATACAGCGTCGATCGCGTGCGCGACGGCCGCAGCTTCACCACCCGCCATGTGGTGGCGCGCCAGCAGGAGCGCATCATCTTCGAGATGTCGGCCTCGTTCCAGACCGTGGACGACGGCGTCGAGCACCAGTTCGACATGCCCGAGGTGGAAGGTCCGGACGGCCTCGCGAGCGAACTCGACCAGCGCATCGCCCTGGGCGACCGGCTGCCCGACCCCTGGCGCGCCAAGGCCACGCAGCCGCACGGCATCGAGTACCGCCGTGTCGATGCCGAAGACCTCATCGCGCCCGCCGTGCGCCCGACCTCGGCGCAGAGCGCCATCTGGATGCGTGCCGTCGCGCCGCTGCCCGACGATCCCATGGTGCACCGCGCGCTGCTGGCCTACGCCTCCGACCACGGCCTGCTGCGCGCCGCGATGCTGCCGCACGGCCTGAGCTTCATGAGCGGCCAGGTGCGCCCGGCCAGCCTGGACCACGCCATGTGGTTCCATCGCGATTTCCGCATGGACGACTGGCTGCTGTACGTGCTCGACTCGCCCAGTGCCGGCGGCGCGCGCGGCCTGTGCCGCGGCAGCCTTTACGCGCGCGACGGCCGCCTGGTGGCCTCGGCCGCGCAGGAAGGCATGCTGCGCATCCGCCGCAAACCGCAACCCTGA
- a CDS encoding fumarylacetoacetate hydrolase family protein → MSFVFTPPSVVGLPIVGSDKQFPVRRVYCVGRNYAAHAREMGFDPDREPPFFFCKPNDDASVVPVAEGATGAVPYPTLTSNYHYEAELVVAIGKGGSNIPVEQAASHIHSYAVGLDMTRRDLQMKMREQGRPWEIGKAFDFSAPIAPLRTVADVGEINAGAIVLEVDGQVRQSSDITHLIWSVNEVIANLSTLFALQPGDLIFTGTPEGVGAVKAGQTIKVSIERLPSLTVRID, encoded by the coding sequence ATGTCCTTCGTCTTCACGCCCCCTTCCGTCGTCGGCCTGCCTATCGTGGGCTCCGACAAGCAGTTCCCCGTGCGCCGCGTCTACTGCGTCGGCCGCAACTACGCCGCACATGCGCGCGAGATGGGCTTCGACCCCGACCGCGAACCGCCGTTCTTCTTCTGCAAGCCCAACGACGACGCCTCGGTGGTGCCCGTGGCCGAAGGTGCGACCGGCGCCGTGCCCTATCCGACGCTCACCAGCAACTACCACTACGAGGCCGAGCTGGTGGTGGCCATCGGCAAGGGCGGCTCGAACATCCCGGTCGAGCAGGCCGCCAGCCACATCCACAGCTACGCCGTGGGCCTGGACATGACCCGCCGCGACCTGCAGATGAAGATGCGCGAGCAGGGCCGTCCGTGGGAAATCGGCAAGGCCTTCGACTTCTCCGCGCCGATCGCGCCGCTGCGCACCGTGGCCGACGTGGGCGAGATCAACGCCGGCGCCATCGTGCTTGAGGTCGACGGCCAGGTGCGCCAGAGCAGCGACATCACGCACCTGATCTGGTCGGTGAACGAGGTCATCGCCAACCTGTCGACCCTGTTCGCGCTGCAGCCCGGCGACCTGATCTTCACCGGCACGCCCGAAGGCGTGGGTGCGGTGAAGGCCGGCCAGACCATCAAGGTGAGCATCGAGCGGCTGCCGTCGCTGACCGTGCGAATCGACTGA